The window ACGCCGGGCAAGTGCAGCACCAGCAGGAAATGTTCGTTGCGCACGTGCAGGAAAGTTTCCGACCCGCTGATCTCGGCCACCTCAACGGTCACCGCCAGTTCCAGGTCATCGTCGTTGCTTGGCACCAGCGAAATATGGCTGGGCCGTACGCCAAAGCGGAACTCGCCCTCGCCCACTGGCCGCAGATCGACGTTGAGCGGGAAGTGCACGAAATTGGCGAAGCTGACTTCGTTGCCGGCGATACGCCCCGGCATCAGGTTGATCGGCGGCTCGGAGAACAGCTCCGCCGCCAGCACGGTTTGCGGCTGGTGATAAACCTCGGAAGACTTGCCGCTTTGAATCACCCGGCCTTCATGAAGAATGGTGGTGGTGCCGCCCAGCGCCAGGGCTTCGTTGGGTTCGGTGGTGGCGTAGATGGCGATGGTGTGGTGAGCCTTGAACAGCTCGCGCATTTCCTGACGCAATTCTTCGCGCAGTTTGTAGTCGAGGTTCACCAGCGGCTCATCGAACAGGATCAGCTCGGCATCCTTGACCAGCGCCCGGGCCATTGCCGTGCGCTGTTGCTGACCGCCGGAGAGTTCAAGCGGATGGCGCTGGAGGAATTTCTCGATGCGCAACATCTTTGCGGTTTCCAGCACTTTGCTCTGGATCAGCTCATTGGAAACGCCGCCCTGGCGCAAGGGCGAGGCGATGTTCTCGAACACCGTCATGGTTGGGTAGTTGATGAACTGCTGATAAACCATCGACACGTTGCGCAATCGCACCGGGCGCTGGGTAACGTCGACGCCATTCATCAGGATGCGCCCGCTGTCGGGCTTGTCCAGACCGGCCATCAGGCGCATGAGACTGGTTTTGCCGGACAGCGTGCGCCCGAGCAAAACGTTGAAGGATCCGGCTTCGAAACTAAGGCACGCATCGTCGATCCAGGTCTGGCCCTCGACGGTGCGGCTGACGTGCTCCAGGGTTAACGACATGGCTCGGCCTTTTTATTATTGGAGTCAAGCGACCTGAGCAACAGAGCGACATTCGTGCCAGAAACTGCAAGCCGTTGATCCGGCTTGGGAATCCTGAAAATGGAAGAAAAACCGGGTTCGTTGCTGAACAGAAATGAACAACCGCGACTGAACAATTGAACAATCCGGCGGTTGACAATGAACAATAGTGAACAACACTCTACGGATGCTTTTACTGCGGGAAATTCTGAATCGCACACGCCCTTGTAGCAGCTGGCGAAGCCTGCGTTCGGCGACGCAGTCGTCGTGATATCAGTCGTCGCGGTGTATCAGGATGACCGCGTATACAGGTTTCACGACGACTGCGTCGCCGAACGCAGGCTTCGCCAGCTGCTACAGAGATCGCGTTACTCATAACAAAAATAATAATGCTCAGAGATCGACTGCCATGGCCGCACCCGCCCTGCCGCTCTCCCATGACGCCATCATCCAGGACTCCTGGTCCCGATGCCGCGCGTTCGGCCTCAATCATCAGAGCGCACCGGCGTTCGATCAGTTGCCGGCCGAGGGCATTGCGCAATTGCTGGAGAGCCAGCACTCACTGGTGCAAACCACTCACCAGGAAGTCCTGCCGTATTACGAGAACATCCTCAGTAACTCCAACTGCCTGATCATGCTCGCTGACAATCAGGGCCAGGTGCTGACGTCCTGGGGCACCCAGCGTTTTATCGAGCCGAGCCTGACCCGCGGTTTCAGCGCCGGCGCCAGTTGGATGGAACGCTGCAGCGGCACCAATGCGATCGGCACCGCGCTGGCCTGCGAGCAGGCAGTGCACATCGAGCACGATGAACATTTCCTCAAGGCCAACCGTTTCATGACCGGTTCCGCCGCACCGATTTTCGATGCCGAACGCAAGGTCATCGCGGTGCTGGATGTGTCCAGCGACAGCTACCTGCCGCCGTCCCACACGCTCGGCATGGTCAAAATGATGAGTCAGACTGTGGAAAACCGGCTGATCCTCAACCTGTTCCATGGCCAGCATTTTCAACTGACCTTCAACACCGGGCTGAACAACCTCGACAGCCAATGGGCCGGGTTGCTGATCTTCGATGAAACCGGTCAGGTGCTGTCGGCCAACCGCCGGGCCGACAATCTGCTGGGCATCAGTCTGTCGCGGGTCAGCGTCGAAAGCCTGTTCAAGGTGTCCTTGCTGGAACTACTGAACCAGCCCGATGGCCTGCCCTTCGCCCTGCAAGCCTCCGGGCGCAATCGCTTTCAATGCCTGTTGAAGCGGCCGAAACAGGTGCCGATTCAGGCGCGAGTGTTCACCGAATCGGCGGTGACAACTCCAGCAGCGATCAGCCTCAATACCCTTCATTTCGGCGACAGTCGCGTGGAAAAAGCCGTGCGCCAGGCGGAGCGGCTGCTGGAAAAAGACATTCCGTTGCTGATCCACGGCGAAACCGGGGTCGGGAAGGAAGTCTTCGTCAAAGCCCTGCATCAAGCCGGCTCCCGGAGTAAAAAACCGTTCATTGCCGTCAACTGTGCAGCGATCCCCGCCGAACTGGTGGAGTCAGAGCTGTTTGGCTACGAGAAAGGTGCGTTCACCGGTGCCAACCAGAAAGGCAGCATCGGGCTGATCCGCAAGGCCGACAAAGGCACCCTGTTCCTTGATGAAATCGGCGATATGCCGTTGCCGACTCAGGCTCGACTGCTGCGAGTGTTGCAGGAGCGTTGTGTGCAACCGGTGGGCAGCAGCGAGTTGTTCCCGGTGGATATACGGATTATTTCGGCAACCAACCGCTCGTTGCGCGAGCAGGTGCAGTTGGGACGGTTTCGTGAGGATTTGTATTACCGGATTGGTGGTTTGACCCTGGAACTGCCGCCGTTAAGAGAACGCAGTGATAAAGAGGCCTTGTTCAAACGCCTGTGGGAACAACACCGCGAGCCATCGCAGTGGGCCGGGCTGAGCCGAGAGGTATTGGAGTTGTTCGGGCGCCACCCGTGGCCGGGGAATTTACGCCAGGTCAGCAGCGTGATGCAGGTAGCGCTGGCCATGGCCGAGGAACAACCGGTGCGGCCGGAGCATTTGCCGGATGATTTTTTTGTTGATTTGGAGATGGAGCCGGTGGATTTGCCGGAGCCGGTAGTGGTTGACTTGAATGATGCCGAGGAATTGAATCGGCAGTTGCAGGCGGCTGGGGGGAATATCTCCCATTTGGCCCGCAGGTTGGGGGTTAGCCGGAATACGCTTTACAAGCGGTTGCGGCAGATTGGAGATTGAGTGAGGCGTTCTCCCCAGCCCTCTCCCCCAGGAGAGGGAGCCGACCGGGGTGTCTGGCGCTATACATCGACCTGAGCGACCGAGTTGATTATGGATTCAAAGCATGAATTCCGAGTTGCCGAGCATCTTGAGCATCCCCCAATCAGTCCCCGCTCCTGGGGGAGAGGGCTTGGGTTAGGGCGAAATTCCGGACAGTGCCAATTATTGAAAGGCTGGCTCAACATTCGCAGCTGAGACCGCACTCAATGTGCGCAACCCAACCAGCACGACTACTACCATCACGACCCCGGCGCCAATGGCCACCCCGAATCCCGCCCGCGCGCCATAAGAATCGATAACCAGACCCGAAAGCATGCCACCGAGCGCTACGCCGATGCTGATGCCGGTGGTCATCCACGTCAGGCCTTCGGTAATCCTAGATGGCGGAACAATGATCGTACCCAGGTGCATCACCATCACCATGGTTGGCGCAAATGACATGCCAGCGATAAACAGCATCCCTGAAAGGATATAAACGTCCGCTGAAAAAATCGGTAAAACACTTGTGAGTGCCGTGACCAATATCCCGATAAAGAACTGTTTTTCTATCGACAGAGAAATCCTCAACGCACCAAACGTCAGACCCGCAATCATCGAGCCGAGCGCATAGGCTGCGAGGATGAATGTGGCGGACTCTGGCCAGCCTTGTGCGTTGGCGAAGGCCACGACTGCCACGTCGATCGATCCGCCAATCATCCCCATCGCCAGCAGCGCGAGGACGATGGTGCGTACGCCGGGAATAAGCAACGTGGAGCTGGTGCGGCTGATGTTGCCCACGACCACTTTCGGTTCTGTCTGGCGCTGCATAAGAAAAGCCGTCACCCCGACCGCCAGCATCACAACGGCAACCAGCGGCCCGGCTTCGGCGAAAAAACTCACGCTCAAACCAATCGCCAGGGGTGGGCCGATGATGTAGGCGAGTTCAGTCAGCACGGTGTCCAGAGAGAACGCCGTGTGCAATTGCGGTTTGCCACGGAACAGCTGCGACCAGCGTGCTCTGATCATCGAGGGCATGCTCGGCATCGTCCCCGCGAGTGCCGCCAGAACAAACAGCAGCGCGACCGGCGCCCGCAGGTACACAGCGATGATCAGCGCCAGCAACATGCCAATGCTGAAAGCGGTGACGACGGGCAGCACGCGACTCTGGCCACGCTGATCAACCAGTTTCGAGATATGCGGGCCGATCAGCGCATTGGCCAAGGTAAACGTACCGGCGACTGCGCCGGCCAGCCAGTAAACACCGGTTTGCTGCACCAGCATGGTGATAATGCCAATGCCGATCATTGCCTGCGGCAACCGCGCAATAGAACTCGCGAGCACTAACCCCGTGGCACCGGGGGTCGTTAGAAGCTCGCTATAGTGATTAGCCATGATGCCTCCATTCCATAATCGTCGCCGATCAGCATCCCGCTGCATGCGCCGCCGCCAAGTTTGGCCGCGTCAGACATCAAGACCTACGCGCACGGCAAAAGCAACCACAGGCTTTGGTTTTGATGACTGCGTTTACCGTGCAGCCGACGCAAAGCGTTGCCCTCACCCCAGCCCTCCCGGAGGTAGAGGGGGCCGACCGAGGTGTCTGGCGTTGTACATCGACCTGAAACATCGAGTTGATTATGGATTCGCTAAAAATCGTTCAGATCGGCGTATCTCTTGAACATCCCCCAATCGGTCACCTCTCGCTTTGGGAGAGGGTTAGGGTCTCTTTTCGCGCCCAAACAAAAACCCGCACAAGGCGGGTTTTGTTTGGAGCAAACGCAGCAATCAGTCAGCCAGACGCCAGGTCGTCCCGCCCTTGCCGTCTTCCAGCACCACACCCATCGCGGTGAGCTGGTCGCGGATACGGTCGGATTCAGCCCAGTCTTTACCAGCACGTGCCGCCAGACGCGCAGCAATCAGCGCATCAACCTCAGCCGCATCGACCCGCCCTTCGGCGCCGGCCTGCAAGAAGTCGTCAGCCTCAAGCTGCAACACCCCCAGCACGCTCGCCAACTCCTTCAAACGAGCCGCCAGACCGGCCGCGGCATTGAGATCGCTCTCGCGCAGACGGTTGATCTCGCGAACCATCTCGAACAGCACCGCACAGGCTTCCGGCGTGCCGAAGTCGTCGTTCATCACCTGGGTGAAACGCTCGACGAAGGCTTCGCCGCC of the Pseudomonas frederiksbergensis genome contains:
- a CDS encoding ABC transporter ATP-binding protein, which gives rise to MSLTLEHVSRTVEGQTWIDDACLSFEAGSFNVLLGRTLSGKTSLMRLMAGLDKPDSGRILMNGVDVTQRPVRLRNVSMVYQQFINYPTMTVFENIASPLRQGGVSNELIQSKVLETAKMLRIEKFLQRHPLELSGGQQQRTAMARALVKDAELILFDEPLVNLDYKLREELRQEMRELFKAHHTIAIYATTEPNEALALGGTTTILHEGRVIQSGKSSEVYHQPQTVLAAELFSEPPINLMPGRIAGNEVSFANFVHFPLNVDLRPVGEGEFRFGVRPSHISLVPSNDDDLELAVTVEVAEISGSETFLHVRNEHFLLVLHLPGVHEYDVDAPIRIYIPTHKLFVFDTQGRLVQAPGRRIARVA
- a CDS encoding sigma-54-dependent Fis family transcriptional regulator, whose product is MAAPALPLSHDAIIQDSWSRCRAFGLNHQSAPAFDQLPAEGIAQLLESQHSLVQTTHQEVLPYYENILSNSNCLIMLADNQGQVLTSWGTQRFIEPSLTRGFSAGASWMERCSGTNAIGTALACEQAVHIEHDEHFLKANRFMTGSAAPIFDAERKVIAVLDVSSDSYLPPSHTLGMVKMMSQTVENRLILNLFHGQHFQLTFNTGLNNLDSQWAGLLIFDETGQVLSANRRADNLLGISLSRVSVESLFKVSLLELLNQPDGLPFALQASGRNRFQCLLKRPKQVPIQARVFTESAVTTPAAISLNTLHFGDSRVEKAVRQAERLLEKDIPLLIHGETGVGKEVFVKALHQAGSRSKKPFIAVNCAAIPAELVESELFGYEKGAFTGANQKGSIGLIRKADKGTLFLDEIGDMPLPTQARLLRVLQERCVQPVGSSELFPVDIRIISATNRSLREQVQLGRFREDLYYRIGGLTLELPPLRERSDKEALFKRLWEQHREPSQWAGLSREVLELFGRHPWPGNLRQVSSVMQVALAMAEEQPVRPEHLPDDFFVDLEMEPVDLPEPVVVDLNDAEELNRQLQAAGGNISHLARRLGVSRNTLYKRLRQIGD
- a CDS encoding MFS transporter, with amino-acid sequence MANHYSELLTTPGATGLVLASSIARLPQAMIGIGIITMLVQQTGVYWLAGAVAGTFTLANALIGPHISKLVDQRGQSRVLPVVTAFSIGMLLALIIAVYLRAPVALLFVLAALAGTMPSMPSMIRARWSQLFRGKPQLHTAFSLDTVLTELAYIIGPPLAIGLSVSFFAEAGPLVAVVMLAVGVTAFLMQRQTEPKVVVGNISRTSSTLLIPGVRTIVLALLAMGMIGGSIDVAVVAFANAQGWPESATFILAAYALGSMIAGLTFGALRISLSIEKQFFIGILVTALTSVLPIFSADVYILSGMLFIAGMSFAPTMVMVMHLGTIIVPPSRITEGLTWMTTGISIGVALGGMLSGLVIDSYGARAGFGVAIGAGVVMVVVVLVGLRTLSAVSAANVEPAFQ